Genomic window (Cryptococcus neoformans var. grubii H99 chromosome 9, complete sequence):
TAACAACCCGATCAGCCACCTGTAGAACCAGAAAAACCAAATTTTAGCAACTCTGGTCTCCTGGCCAAAGAGACCAATACTGTCAAGGGAGTGGTCGTCAAGTACAACGAACCGGCAGAGGCAAGGAAGCCAACCAAGAACTGGAGACTATATGTGTTCAAGGGGACGGAGCAAATAGGTAAATACAccattttcttcattcatgCTATCATCGTGAAAGTCTGACTGTTGTGTGAATAGATTTGATTCACATTTATCGACAATCATGCTATCTCATTGGGCGGGATGAAGTTGTAAGATCATCCCATGTATTATATATCGTAGGTTTCTAATGGAATACACAAAAGGTCACCGACATTCCCATCGCCCATCCGTCCTGTTCAAAACAACACGCCGCTATCCAATACCGTCAGATGACCGAACGAAACGAGTACGGCGATGTGGCTACGACCATTAAGTGAGCTTCCCTCGTGATCGGGATAGTATGGGCTGTAGATTGATAATGACTGTTGGTAGACCATTCATAATCGACCTGGAGTCGACGAATGGGACTTTCGTGAATGACATTGAAATTCCCAGGTCAAGATACTACGAATTAAGAGCCAGTGACGGTAAGCTCTGGGCTGGATCTCCGCAGGTGAGATAGACGATGTGCTGATAGCAACTGATAGTCATCAAGTTTGGTACATCCTCGCGTGAATACGTCCTCCTTCATGAAGATGTTTCAGGCTAGATATCGTGCCGTGCCAGTAGGAGtaagaaaagaaaaaccACATTTTAAATGATGCACTGATTACTTATTGATGTACGTGGCTTCGGTCAAACTGTGTACATGCATGTCCTATTAACAGCAGCATAAACATCTCATCTATAGTCTATATGATATCCCTCTGACTGTCTATTCAGAATACCCCGTTCGATAACCCCTTCTATCTCTTGCCTGACCCCTTCCGCCACCGGCCAATTGAACAGCCATCTTCCCCCCTGATCATACCCTATACTCCGCCGGATTGCTCTCCAAGGCAGCaaccatccccatccctcaCCCCATGGTGTTCCCAAGACCAACTGCGTATTCACTCTAGGTCCATGATCATACGGCCTCATTTTGTCATTGAGCTGGACGATGCACCCATTAcgattcttcctcccatgGCGACCCCACTTCCGATCTTGACCTTTATCTGGACGAATTTGATCCGTATTGCTGGGAGGGAGGTAGAATGCTGGACGGTCAGAAAAACGGGCAAGGCCTTGTCGTAATTTATCAGGGATAGGTTGTTCCTGAGGGAGGTCCttgatggtggagaggataCGTCTGTGGGCGCCAGATCGTTCGCGGTCGATGGTGAAGTCGCCGTCCCGAAGGACTTGGATAGTCGAATATGCTAGACCCTTTAGACGGCTATTTGTCAGTTCGAGTTCAAATTTTTATAATCCAAAGATAGTCAAGATGTTGGCCCCCCGTTCTCAGGAGACTCACCGCGGTGATCCCAGACAGGATAAAGCCGAAAGCGACTAACAGCCCGACAGTCAACCTGTATAGCCCCCCACCATCTTGTGTATCGAGCTCTCTCCATCCGAGAATGATACCGCCTGCAAACCTGCCTACAGGACCACCTGCCACAACCCAGCTCCATTTCCAATTCCACCAATAGGCTATTATCTCGGAAGAGTCACATGCTAGGAGGTAAGCTGCAATGGAACGATGGAAAAGGTGGGGTaggagggggaaggagaggatgaggacggTGGGCGGCGTATATAGGAGGACAGCGAGGAAAGTGGGGATGTATGGTGCGGTAAGGCAGTTTGCAAACTAATTCGTGGACTGTCCGTCAGACGTCAAGTGGTTACGTTAGGCAATGTGGATTGGGCAACTTACGAATGGGCAATGGTGGTCAAATCCAGCTCTACACACGCCGCATTGCGTACAATGCCTTGTCCTGGCAGGCTTCCATCTACCTCCACATCTTCCTTTATAGCATCTCTCCACTTCCGGTTCTTGCTCTGTGATCAGCAAGACATCACCAGACTCTGGCTCTAGCTCTAAATTCGGGCTTGATCTTGAACTAGACTGAAGTAAAAAGCAAGCAAACATGACCCGCTTATTTAGTACCTCTAATGGAGGATCATAAGGTGGGACAGATTGCGAGCGTGGCAAAAGGTAGAGGCGAAGGTATAAAGCAGTAATGGAGCCAATTAGAAGAGTCGGTAGGACATAGAGGCTGCAAATAACGTTGTACGCGATAATCCGCTTTATATCATTTGTAAAGATACTGATATTCCCCTTATCTGGTTGACTCCATGCTAGTACATCCGAAGATAGTGATGCTAAATGATGGGTTTAATATTGGACGTTTTGGGTCCTCAGTTAGTGGGTAAGCAATGGTAACAAGGACATACGAGCTAGCTCGAATGTAGCTACTCTCCATGAGACACTACATGGTGGCATTAATCAGTCGCATTGTAACAAATCAACCTACAGAAGGCCTccggagaggaagaaaagacgCACAAGAAGTAGGTGAGCAAAAGAGGGGGTATGAGCTGTTGAGACAGCCATACGAGAGGGATGGTCATATCTCTGTTGTCAGAGGTATATATCCACCTGAGAGTCTCTCTGATCTCCTTGCGATTGTAGAATAGTAGAGAAAATCCACTGCTGTGTATGGAAGTATAGCTTGCACAGCGCAGCTTCCACGCAATTGTAACGAAAGAGGAAATCTCGCTAACTCTTCGGTAAATAACAAAAGCCATGACGTAATGAACGGCAGCCATCGAAATCATTGTGCCTGACGAGTGGAGGCGGTCAACGAACCAAATAGCTATCGACATTTACAGGACTATAGCCTCTTTCGACTCGTGTATCTCAAACAATGTTTGGAATGTAGTGTTGATACGCGTATTTAAACGTGGAGGATCATTAAGGCTTCAAGGTAAGAATTATTATAATGACTGATAAAGTGACCAGCTCGAAAAACACGATAGTCCATGTTGATCTGCCGTACAGTCGGACGCGTCCAGTTTCGAGGGTTTAAACTTTGTCCAAGATCCTCCAGCTGTCATGAGGCATATAGGATGCTATAATTATTGTTGACAGCTAGAAAAAAAGCCACTGGATAGATATGTGGAGTATCTGGAGATGAGAATCGAAGTAAGATAAGTTTACAAGAACAACTTGTATCTGCGAAGATTCGCTTTTGGGTAGTGGCAATCTGAATGAATGATGTCGACTATATGACCGTTCCTACTCTCAGTTGTTGCACTCGATAGCGATCTTCTCTAGAAGCCTGATAATGTTAGATGGCGCTTCAGGTCGCTCCATTTCTCGATGCGCTAGAAGTGACTAATCTACTTCCAAGTACGTTGTACGTCAAAGCTGTCAAAACGAGCTCCACCTGCTCGACTCTCAAAAAAATATGGCAAGAAATTGAATGGCTATGAAACACCCTCTCTTCATAATGAGACAACTTTTGGTCCATTTACAGAGATAAACTCCATCTAAAAATCCTTCAAACTCTCACTGCATCCTTGGTATTTGACAGATAAAAAGTGTTGATCAGACAGTCATCACATCATGCGCCTCGGGAATAACGAGAGCGAGCGCATCTCCCAAACTGTTTGTATTTTTTGTTTATCACTCTCAAGTCACGTGACGTACACTTCAATAAATCACTATACTTTTTTCTCTCAATGCATACGCATAATAAAAATCAGAATAGGATTCCATTAATTCTCCTCTACATGCTTGTAATTTTCCgggaggagattgaagatgtTTGAGGTGTAGAATAATTATGAATGGAATGGGGTTTTTCTCGGTGAGGCGAAAACAGAGGGGAGCGGTCGGGTGTCACATAACAAGCGGGTGAATCGCTTTggctttcctcttccccctcttctttaCACTTTTGAACCACTTTGAACTTTTGCCTCCAAGCAAGGTAAGTCTCTCCTTATGGTGACCAAGGATGACCTCTAGGCCACCAGCTGCTTTACCAAGCATGTCCAGAAAGCCAGACTGACGCCCAACTTGCCATCTGTCTTCGCGGCACCTCGGATCCATCCATAGCTCTACCTCAAACCACCTTCTTTTACTCTTAACTACAAACACAAACATCAAACACAAATTCCAAGATGGCCCCCGTCAAGAAGACCACTGCTGCCCCCAAGAAGGCTGCTTCTCACCCTCCTTTCTTGGCTATGATCCAGGTGAGTTTCTTCATTTGATCTATTTATCGTTTGAGCACGGGAGGCGCGGCATGGGGGCTGGGTTGAATACGACCCGATTTTGGTTCCTTATCGGGCTAGAGACCTTTCAAGGTTGATCCAGGGATGGATGTTATCCGTTTCAGCGTCTGGGACGGATTTGGAATGCATAGCGGCCGCCAGGAAAGGGTGGTGTGGCGATATATGGAAAGGAAGCGTTGGGTGGCGTTGGAGCAAACAATGTCCTTACCCTACGATACCCTTTTACATTCCATttttcccatccatctGTCTTGTTTGTATCCCGTAGGCCCCTGACATCATATCCGGATCCTCTTAAGAGGCTGGCGGTACTGTTATGCTGTAAGATGACTTTCAGAGGTTTGAATCCATCGCCTTTCCCATTGACGCTCCAAACTACGCGCGTTCCCGAACCCTTTCCACGCgctctccttttcatcgtTTATTTCTCTTAATCTAGTCTCGCTGGACCTTTGAAATTTCATGTGGCGGCGTGAGCGCATCATCTTTGCCTGATTGCTTGAATGCAAGCCCGCATCGTCGTTTTTGGTGTCAAAATTTCGAACTGTTCAAAATTACCTATTTTGGAAGTTTCGACTGGCCAACCCAACCAACAGtcgatgatgattgatgacTGATTATAACTTTTTTTATCCGCAGGAAGCCATCTCTAACCACCCTACCGACTCCAAGAAGGGTGTGTCCCGAGTGTCCATCAAGAAGTAAGGTTTATACATGTAGGATCAGAGTATCAATGCTAACAATCCGCGCAAGGTACCTTGAGGACAAGTACAAGCTCGACATGAGCGCTGCTGGTAACACCTCCAACTTGAATGGCGCCATCAAGCGTGCTGTTGAGAAGAATGAATTGGCCCTCCCTGGCGGTCCTTCCGGTCGTGTGAAGCTCGTTGCTGTAGGCTCTTTTTCCCGTCCATCCTTTTTTATATATACTAAAACAGGTTTGTCTTGTAGGCCGCCAAGCCCAAGGCCGCTGAGAAGAAGCCCGCCGCTAAGAAGTCTGCTGCCGCTAAGCCCGCTGAGAAGAAAACTACCACCAAGGCTGCTCCCAAGAAGGCTGCTTCTGCCACCACCAAGAAGGCTACCACTGCTAAGCCTACTGCtgccaaggccaaggctgCCGCTCCTGCGAAGAAGACTGCGGCTAAGAGCGCTGCTACCAAGAAGACTGCTGAAAAGAAGACTGCTGCCCCtaagaaggccaaggccCCTGCTGGTAAGTTGATCGAATACTTTTGAAAAGACGAGTAACTGATTCCAACttttttttaatttttatcccaaagccaagaaggctgcCGCTCCCAAAAAGGCCGCTTCTAAGAAGGCTTAAAGCTTGTTTTGAGTTCGTTTAATCACTAGTTCTAATCCGATTTTATGGGCATTTGTCGGGTTCTTGGTGTATAACTGataatttttttttattcCCTCGTAAATTTTCAGCCCACCCTCTATTTATTTACACACCTTCGCTTTCGATTATCTCTTTTTAGAACACGCCCATCGAGCTGGACATTGTGTGTATGCATATTCCAGTGATCGCTAATATACCCAGGATTTCGTCTAGACACGTTTTTTTCGTTCAATGAGGGGTGTTTACATTGTCCTTCCGAAGCAAATTAAATGTTCTATCCATGGCGATAACGACTCCAACAACGACGCCGGCATCATGCGATAAGCTGGACAAGAGCGCATACTTGTCTTTTGCTTCGCTGATAATATCTAATGTCGGTTGACCTGTTGAGGAGTGCACAAGCTCAAATGTCTTGAAAGACGGCGGGcgggggagaaggggtgAGAGGGATTTATAAGCTGCTTCTTTGATGCACCATCTTGTCCAGAGCTGTCAGCTTATGGGGTCGGGGTCGGGGTGAGGCTGGGAAAAAGAGGGCTGACGACTTACCGGGAGGATAAGAACCGGATCTGTCTATCTAAAATATCCTCAGTCCCCAACGCCGGAGACGTGAGCTCCAGTTGGGTTTTACTACTATGGGCAGATTCAGGCCCAATTCGCCTTGCTTCGCTATCCCGAGCCAGTTTCTCGAACCGCTTGAGCTCGCCAGGCGTACATATCCGTTTTGCCACCTTGTCTGCGCCTCTTCGAATGACAAAGTCCCGAAAacgggagagggagaggatgtcTATGCCGAGTCCGGAGAGCATGGCATTTTACGGTTTGGCGCTGCTTTGATTGTAGCctgatgaaaagaaaacaatCGTTTCGCTGGCGACGAGCTGATTGCAACGGATTGTGATGACAAGAACTGCagtggaggaaaaggcCCGGAAAGACGCGTCGCGGTCATGGTGAAAATTCCATGTTCGTCCGCTCGCCCCTGGTAACTCGACGGACGGTGGTCGCGATGAGGCCaactcttttttctttttcgtATATTTTGTTATTCTGTCTCACAAACTTATGCCTATATC
Coding sequences:
- a CDS encoding smad nuclear-interacting protein 1; this encodes MPASPDRRRRDGSHSPRRDRDRDSSGYHRRRSPNRPNSGRSSRPRDGGWGDRDRVQDQEKDGGYSRDGDRSDRGPYRSWGRRDREGSYDQKERESERAKDRKRYDDDVKREPPVEPEKPNFSNSGLLAKETNTVKGVVVKYNEPAEARKPTKNWRLYVFKGTEQIDLIHIYRQSCYLIGRDEVVTDIPIAHPSCSKQHAAIQYRQMTERNEYGDVATTIKPFIIDLESTNGTFVNDIEIPRSRYYELRASDVIKFGTSSREYVLLHEDVSG
- a CDS encoding histone H1/5 → MAPVKKTTAAPKKAASHPPFLAMIQEAISNHPTDSKKGVSRVSIKKYLEDKYKLDMSAAGNTSNLNGAIKRAVEKNELALPGGPSGRVKLVAAAKPKAAEKKPAAKKSAAAKPAEKKTTTKAAPKKAASATTKKATTAKPTAAKAKAAAPAKKTAAKSAATKKTAEKKTAAPKKAKAPAAKKAAAPKKAASKKA
- a CDS encoding holo-[acyl-carrier protein] synthase, with product MLSGLGIDILSLSRFRDFVIRRGADKVAKRICTPGELKRFEKLARDSEARRIGPESAHSSKTQLELTSPALGTEDILDRQIRFLSSRWCIKEAAYKSLSPLLPRPPSFKTFELVHSSTGQPTLDIISEAKDKYALLSSLSHDAGVVVGVVIAMDRTFNLLRKDNVNTPH